The Variovorax paradoxus genome window below encodes:
- a CDS encoding TetR/AcrR family transcriptional regulator, which yields MDEALDKAVLVFRERGYHGTSITDLTAAMALTSGSVYKAFKDKRGIFLAALDRYKERRDPLIRAEVERGATGRERLFNVLSFFAGSAHGVEGERGCLVVGTATELATLDDEVAQRIKRSLDRNEALLEELIRQGKADGSLATALDDRTAARLVLCVLQGMRVVGTTGRGKKEMQAVAEAAMHIFN from the coding sequence ATGGACGAGGCGCTCGACAAGGCCGTGCTGGTCTTCCGCGAACGCGGCTACCACGGCACCTCGATCACCGACCTGACGGCCGCGATGGCGCTGACCTCGGGCAGCGTCTACAAGGCCTTCAAGGACAAGCGCGGCATCTTTCTCGCGGCCCTCGACCGCTACAAGGAAAGGCGCGATCCGCTGATCCGGGCCGAGGTCGAGCGCGGCGCCACCGGCCGCGAGCGGCTGTTCAACGTGCTGAGCTTCTTCGCGGGCTCCGCGCACGGCGTCGAGGGCGAGCGCGGCTGCCTGGTGGTCGGCACGGCCACCGAACTGGCCACGCTCGACGACGAGGTCGCGCAACGCATCAAGCGCTCACTCGACCGGAACGAGGCCCTGCTCGAGGAACTGATCCGCCAGGGCAAGGCCGACGGCTCGCTCGCCACCGCGCTCGACGACAGGACCGCCGCGCGGCTCGTGCTGTGCGTGCTGCAAGGGATGCGCGTGGTCGGCACCACCGGGCGCGGCAAGAAGGAGATGCAGGCGGTCGCGGAGGCCGCGATGCACATCTTCAACTGA
- a CDS encoding MFS transporter, whose amino-acid sequence MTISTNTATPHATAAQPHAWLVLLVATACGLAAANLYYAQPLAGLIGASLALSPAATGLIVTLTQIGYGLGLLFIVPLGDLVENRLLVLVLLCADALSLLAAGLSTHPLPFLAAALCIGLGTVAVQVLVPYVTHLVPEARRGRAVGSVMSGLMLGIMLARPVASFVAQLSSWHVVFVLSSALMLVLALVLALALPPRTPSHGMRYGELLASMVRLARTTRVLQRRALYHAFLFASFSLFWTVTPLLLASSEYGLSQAEIALFALVGVAGAVAAPLVGRAADRGWSRGATIGAMLAVAGSFLLAHFSHGGSPLSLGLLVVAAVVLDFGVAANMTLGQRAIFGLGAELRSRLNGLYMATFFLGGAAGSALGAWAYAKGGWPLASWIGFALPAVALAWFATE is encoded by the coding sequence ATGACGATCTCCACGAACACGGCAACGCCGCACGCCACCGCTGCGCAACCCCACGCCTGGCTGGTGCTGCTGGTGGCCACGGCCTGCGGCCTGGCTGCGGCCAACCTCTACTACGCGCAGCCGCTGGCCGGGCTGATCGGCGCCTCGCTCGCGCTGTCGCCCGCCGCCACCGGCCTCATCGTCACGCTGACGCAGATCGGCTACGGCCTGGGCCTGCTGTTCATCGTGCCGCTCGGCGACCTGGTCGAGAACCGGCTGCTGGTGCTGGTCCTGCTGTGCGCCGACGCGCTGTCGCTGCTGGCCGCGGGCCTGTCCACCCATCCGCTGCCCTTCCTGGCGGCGGCGCTGTGCATCGGGCTCGGCACCGTGGCGGTCCAGGTGCTGGTGCCCTACGTCACCCACCTGGTGCCCGAAGCCCGGCGCGGGCGCGCCGTCGGCAGCGTGATGAGCGGCCTGATGCTGGGGATCATGCTGGCGCGGCCGGTGGCGAGCTTCGTCGCGCAGCTGTCGTCGTGGCACGTGGTGTTCGTGCTTTCGTCGGCCCTGATGCTGGTGCTGGCCCTGGTCCTCGCGCTGGCGCTGCCGCCGCGCACGCCATCGCACGGCATGCGCTACGGCGAGTTGCTCGCATCGATGGTGCGGCTCGCGCGCACGACACGGGTCCTGCAGCGGCGCGCGCTCTATCACGCCTTCCTGTTCGCATCGTTCAGCCTGTTCTGGACCGTCACGCCGCTGCTGCTCGCGAGCAGCGAATACGGGCTGTCGCAGGCGGAGATCGCCCTCTTTGCGCTGGTGGGCGTGGCGGGCGCCGTGGCCGCTCCCCTGGTCGGCCGTGCCGCCGACCGCGGCTGGAGCCGCGGCGCGACCATCGGCGCCATGCTCGCGGTGGCGGGCAGCTTCCTGCTGGCCCATTTCAGCCATGGCGGATCGCCGCTGTCGCTGGGCCTGCTGGTGGTCGCGGCGGTGGTGCTGGACTTCGGCGTGGCGGCCAACATGACCCTGGGGCAGCGCGCGATCTTCGGCCTCGGTGCCGAACTGCGCTCGCGGCTCAACGGGCTCTACATGGCCACCTTCTTCCTCGGCGGCGCGGCGGGGTCGGCACTCGGTGCCTGGGCCTATGCGAAGGGCGGATGGCCGCTGGCGTCGTGGATCGGGTTCGCGTTGCCGGCGGTGGCGCTGGCGTGGTTCGCGACGGAGTGA
- a CDS encoding nitroreductase, with the protein MQDTLESPAAAQTLDRLLSERHSCRAFQPRAVPRSLIEQVFRSAQRAASWSNVQAWQVSVVSGGARDALSAALLAAGPDDRSSDLPLPHAYTGVYQDRRRECGFQLYDALAIAKGDKEGTARQMKENFRFFGAPHAAIFSSDPGLGTYGAIDVGGYVQLVLLAMQAHGLAAIAQGALAVYSPLVKKQLGIPEERLVVCGMSFGYEDEAHAANSFRTTRAPIEQVVDWRD; encoded by the coding sequence ATGCAAGACACCCTCGAGTCGCCCGCCGCGGCGCAGACACTGGACCGGCTTCTCTCGGAACGCCACAGCTGCCGGGCCTTCCAGCCGCGCGCGGTGCCGCGTTCGCTGATCGAGCAGGTCTTCCGCAGCGCCCAGCGCGCGGCTTCCTGGTCCAACGTGCAGGCCTGGCAGGTCAGCGTGGTGTCGGGCGGCGCACGCGACGCGCTGAGCGCCGCGCTGCTGGCGGCCGGGCCGGACGACCGCTCGAGCGACCTCCCGCTGCCGCATGCCTACACCGGTGTCTACCAGGACCGGCGCCGCGAATGCGGCTTCCAGCTCTACGACGCGCTGGCGATCGCCAAGGGCGACAAGGAGGGGACGGCCCGGCAGATGAAGGAGAACTTCCGCTTCTTCGGCGCGCCCCATGCGGCCATCTTCAGCTCCGACCCCGGGCTCGGTACCTACGGCGCCATCGACGTCGGCGGCTATGTGCAGCTGGTGTTGCTGGCCATGCAGGCGCACGGCCTCGCGGCCATTGCGCAGGGCGCGCTGGCGGTCTACAGCCCGCTGGTGAAGAAGCAGCTCGGCATTCCCGAGGAGCGGCTCGTGGTCTGCGGCATGTCCTTCGGCTACGAGGACGAGGCCCATGCGGCCAACAGCTTCCGCACGACCCGCGCGCCGATCGAGCAGGTCGTCGACTGGCGCGACTGA
- a CDS encoding CoA transferase, whose amino-acid sequence MTPAPHGPLRGLKVVEMPAIGPVPFCGMLLADLGADVLRLDRPHTAGLGEPLDTACDDLGRGKRSLVVDLKAPSSRERVLAILEKADVVIEGFRPGVMERLGLGPEVALRRNPRLVYGRMTGWGQHGPLAASAGHDINYLALTGALHAIGRSGEAPVPPLNLVADFGGGSLYLALGILSALHERQSSGAGQVIDAAIVDGASSLMTLAYALRRQGLWRDERGANSLDGGAPWYDSYRCLDGEYVCVGALERKFFVELMGLIGLDADDFPDHMDRACWPALRSVLGRTFAQRSRDAWCALLEGTDCCFAPVLSMAQAAEHPHLKARGTFADPGTGMQPAAAPRFSRTPGRAGHAAPAPGCGGEQALRDWGVEGHPPTGAAEARSDR is encoded by the coding sequence ATGACGCCGGCGCCACATGGGCCCTTGAGGGGCCTCAAGGTGGTGGAGATGCCCGCGATCGGCCCCGTGCCCTTCTGCGGCATGCTGCTGGCCGACCTCGGCGCCGACGTGCTTCGGCTGGACCGCCCGCACACGGCCGGCCTTGGCGAGCCGCTGGACACGGCCTGCGACGACCTGGGCCGCGGCAAGCGGTCGCTGGTCGTGGACCTGAAGGCGCCGAGCTCGCGGGAGCGGGTGCTGGCCATCCTCGAGAAGGCCGACGTCGTCATCGAGGGCTTCAGGCCCGGCGTGATGGAGCGGCTCGGCCTCGGGCCGGAGGTGGCGCTGCGGCGCAACCCGCGCCTCGTCTACGGCCGCATGACCGGCTGGGGACAGCACGGGCCGCTCGCGGCATCGGCCGGGCACGACATCAACTATCTCGCGCTCACGGGCGCGCTGCATGCCATCGGTCGAAGCGGCGAGGCACCGGTGCCGCCGCTCAACCTGGTCGCTGATTTCGGCGGCGGCTCGCTGTACCTGGCGCTGGGCATTCTGTCGGCGCTGCACGAGCGCCAGTCGTCGGGCGCGGGCCAGGTGATCGATGCCGCGATCGTCGACGGCGCGTCGTCGCTCATGACCCTCGCCTATGCGTTGCGGCGCCAGGGCCTGTGGCGCGACGAGCGCGGGGCGAACTCGCTCGACGGCGGCGCGCCCTGGTACGACAGCTATCGCTGCCTCGATGGCGAGTACGTCTGCGTCGGCGCGCTCGAGCGGAAATTCTTCGTCGAGCTGATGGGCCTCATCGGCCTCGACGCCGACGATTTCCCTGATCACATGGACCGGGCATGCTGGCCCGCGCTTCGCTCCGTGCTGGGCCGCACCTTCGCGCAGCGCAGCCGCGATGCATGGTGCGCGCTGCTCGAGGGCACGGACTGCTGCTTCGCGCCGGTCTTGTCGATGGCGCAGGCTGCCGAGCATCCGCACCTGAAGGCGCGCGGGACCTTCGCGGACCCCGGTACGGGGATGCAGCCGGCCGCCGCGCCGAGGTTCTCGCGCACCCCGGGGCGGGCCGGGCACGCGGCGCCGGCGCCGGGATGCGGTGGCGAACAAGCATTGCGCGACTGGGGCGTGGAAGGTCATCCGCCGACTGGCGCGGCGGAAGCCCGCTCGGATCGCTAG
- a CDS encoding FAD-dependent monooxygenase: MSAASGPGRVAIVGGGIGGLCAAALLRQRGIEAVVFEQAPAFREVGAGLQVSPNGVKVLRSLGLGDALDALGVRPQNLVIRGWKTGIAISRTGIQGDFDRAYGAPYYHVHRADLHQMLLGAVAPSALQVGRRLTSMDMDDGDGDITLGFGEDRARFDAVIGADGIHSAVRRFLHGDESPRFTGNVAFRATVPVDDALRREVARDSTIWVGPGGHVVHYYVRGGSLLNIVAVQETTRWADESWTQEAERGDLLQAFAGWNKGLLRILERAEQCNRWALYDRDPLPAWGRGRATLLGDAAHPMLPFLAQGAVMAMEDAFLLAESLAAGSDAAQALRTYEGARIQRTGRIQLAARARGHAMHVGSARESLRRNATLFFNSRMKRDEQIERGQSLYGYDVAKMASKAAGSRP; this comes from the coding sequence ATGAGCGCCGCATCCGGACCGGGCCGCGTCGCGATCGTGGGCGGCGGCATCGGCGGCCTGTGCGCCGCGGCGCTGCTGCGGCAGCGCGGCATCGAGGCCGTCGTGTTCGAGCAGGCGCCGGCCTTCCGCGAGGTCGGCGCGGGCCTGCAGGTCAGTCCCAACGGCGTCAAGGTGCTGCGCAGCCTGGGCCTGGGCGATGCGCTCGACGCCCTGGGCGTGCGGCCGCAGAACCTGGTGATCCGCGGCTGGAAGACCGGCATCGCGATCTCGCGCACCGGCATCCAGGGCGACTTCGACCGTGCCTACGGCGCGCCGTACTACCACGTGCACCGCGCGGACCTGCACCAGATGCTGCTCGGCGCCGTGGCGCCATCGGCGCTCCAGGTCGGCCGCCGGCTCACGTCGATGGACATGGACGATGGCGATGGCGATATCACGCTCGGCTTCGGCGAGGACCGCGCGCGCTTCGACGCCGTGATCGGCGCCGACGGCATCCACTCGGCGGTGCGGCGCTTCCTGCACGGCGACGAGTCGCCGCGCTTCACCGGCAACGTGGCCTTCCGCGCCACGGTCCCGGTCGACGACGCGCTGCGCCGCGAGGTGGCGCGCGACTCCACGATCTGGGTCGGCCCCGGCGGCCACGTGGTCCATTACTACGTGCGCGGCGGCAGCCTGCTCAACATCGTCGCGGTCCAGGAGACCACGCGCTGGGCCGACGAGTCGTGGACCCAGGAGGCGGAGCGCGGCGACCTGCTGCAGGCCTTCGCCGGATGGAACAAGGGGCTGCTGCGCATCCTCGAGCGCGCCGAGCAGTGCAACCGCTGGGCGCTCTACGACCGCGATCCGCTGCCGGCCTGGGGGCGCGGGCGCGCCACCCTGCTGGGCGATGCCGCGCATCCCATGCTGCCATTCCTCGCGCAGGGCGCCGTCATGGCGATGGAAGACGCCTTCCTGCTGGCCGAGAGCCTGGCCGCGGGATCCGATGCCGCGCAGGCACTGCGCACCTACGAGGGTGCGCGCATCCAGCGCACCGGCCGCATCCAGCTGGCCGCGCGCGCACGCGGCCACGCGATGCACGTGGGCAGCGCGCGCGAATCGCTGCGCCGCAATGCCACGCTGTTCTTCAACAGCCGGATGAAGCGCGACGAGCAGATCGAGCGCGGCCAGTCGCTGTACGGCTACGACGTGGCGAAGATGGCCTCGAAGGCGGCCGGGAGCCGGCCATGA
- a CDS encoding FAD-dependent monooxygenase: MNGPQIPALPRILVAGAGIGGLALAALLHRRGFAVEVYEQASQLQEVGAGVQLSANAVKVLRALEIDEQVVSRGFLPRHFIGWSWRSGRMLYKTPLHPSHQARYGAPYVHVHRADLHALLRSALPAGMVRIAHKVSAVTQESDRVRVDFENGHVAFADVVVGADGIHSAVRRSLFGDEAPRFTGNICWRGIIPAELLPPGQVLPASSNWMGPDGHVVTYYLRGGALVNFVAIRETEAWTGESWTTPSSKDELLRAFEGWNPRLLALFERAEGLYKWGLFDRDPLAQWSVGRVTLIGDAAHPMLPFLAQGAAQALEDSYALADWLTRFPHAPVEALAAYEAERKPRTSRIQLGARERGRTAHLRSPWARLKRDLGFFWQNLTAPGKTSHRAEWIFQHDVTQAPRTLEARETARA; this comes from the coding sequence ATGAATGGCCCGCAAATCCCGGCGCTGCCGCGCATTTTGGTCGCCGGCGCGGGCATCGGCGGCCTGGCACTGGCCGCGCTGCTGCATCGACGCGGCTTCGCGGTCGAGGTGTACGAGCAGGCCAGCCAGCTGCAGGAAGTCGGCGCGGGCGTGCAGCTGAGCGCGAACGCAGTCAAAGTGCTGCGCGCGCTCGAGATCGACGAGCAGGTCGTGTCCCGAGGCTTCCTGCCGCGCCACTTCATCGGCTGGAGCTGGCGCTCCGGCCGCATGCTCTACAAGACCCCGCTGCATCCCTCGCACCAGGCCCGCTACGGCGCGCCCTACGTGCACGTGCATCGCGCCGACCTGCATGCGCTGCTGCGTTCGGCACTGCCGGCCGGCATGGTCCGGATCGCGCACAAGGTGTCGGCGGTGACCCAGGAGTCCGACCGGGTACGCGTCGACTTCGAGAACGGCCATGTGGCGTTCGCGGACGTCGTCGTCGGCGCCGATGGTATCCATTCGGCGGTGCGGCGCTCGCTGTTCGGCGACGAGGCGCCGCGCTTCACCGGCAACATCTGCTGGCGCGGCATCATCCCCGCGGAGCTGCTGCCTCCGGGCCAGGTGCTGCCCGCCTCGTCGAACTGGATGGGGCCCGACGGCCATGTCGTGACCTACTACCTGCGCGGCGGCGCGCTCGTCAACTTCGTGGCGATCCGCGAGACCGAGGCCTGGACCGGCGAGTCGTGGACCACGCCCAGTTCGAAGGACGAACTGCTGCGGGCCTTCGAGGGCTGGAACCCGCGGCTGCTCGCGCTCTTCGAGCGCGCCGAGGGCCTGTACAAGTGGGGCCTGTTCGATCGCGATCCACTCGCGCAATGGAGCGTGGGCCGGGTCACGCTGATCGGCGATGCCGCGCATCCCATGCTGCCCTTTCTCGCGCAGGGCGCCGCGCAGGCGCTCGAGGACAGCTATGCGCTGGCCGACTGGCTGACGCGCTTTCCGCACGCGCCGGTCGAGGCGCTCGCGGCCTACGAGGCGGAACGCAAGCCGCGCACCAGCCGCATCCAGCTCGGCGCGCGCGAACGCGGCCGCACCGCGCACCTGCGCTCGCCGTGGGCGCGGCTGAAGCGCGACCTCGGCTTCTTCTGGCAGAACCTCACGGCACCCGGCAAGACCTCGCACCGCGCCGAATGGATCTTCCAGCACGACGTGACGCAGGCGCCGCGAACGCTCGAGGCCCGCGAGACGGCACGGGCATGA
- a CDS encoding CoA transferase, which yields MSARALAGIRVVEFMAKGPVPLCTMMLADMGAEVIQVARFDEPRRHDPALRFTDRGKREMRVDLKQPEGLAAVRRLIDRADVLVEGFRPGVMERLGLGPAPCQAANAALVYARITGWGQEGPLARSAGHDINFLAATGALDSIGTAEGGPAIPLNLIADFAGGSMHAAFGICAALLERHRSGQGQVLDIAMTDGVLSLMTSLWAIRARGDWAGGRGGNFLDGGAPHYAVYRTAEGRHLAVGAMEAPFRATLMAVLGLPADRAALCEQPAAWAGLKAEIAAVVARRPLAEWMQLFDGKEACVTAVASLDEAQADPALAQRRAFDREGPLPQPAPAPRLSRTPASKGAPVMQGEDVTRRILDELGYGPEQIRALLDARAVA from the coding sequence ATGAGCGCGCGCGCGCTGGCGGGCATCCGCGTGGTCGAGTTCATGGCCAAGGGGCCGGTGCCGCTGTGCACGATGATGCTCGCGGACATGGGCGCCGAGGTGATTCAGGTCGCGCGCTTCGACGAGCCACGGCGCCACGATCCCGCGCTGCGCTTTACCGACCGCGGCAAGCGCGAGATGCGCGTCGATCTCAAGCAGCCCGAAGGGTTGGCGGCCGTGCGGCGGCTGATCGACAGGGCCGACGTGCTGGTCGAGGGCTTCAGGCCCGGCGTGATGGAACGGCTGGGCCTGGGGCCGGCGCCGTGCCAGGCCGCGAACGCGGCGCTGGTCTATGCGCGCATCACCGGCTGGGGCCAGGAAGGGCCGCTGGCCCGCTCGGCCGGACACGACATCAACTTTCTCGCGGCCACCGGCGCACTCGACAGCATCGGCACGGCCGAGGGCGGGCCCGCGATCCCGCTGAACCTGATCGCGGATTTCGCCGGTGGTTCGATGCATGCCGCCTTCGGCATCTGCGCGGCGCTGCTCGAGCGCCATCGCTCCGGCCAGGGCCAGGTGCTCGACATCGCCATGACCGACGGCGTGCTCTCGCTGATGACCTCGCTGTGGGCGATCCGCGCGCGCGGCGACTGGGCGGGCGGGCGCGGCGGCAATTTCCTCGATGGCGGCGCGCCGCATTACGCGGTCTACCGAACGGCGGAAGGCAGGCACCTCGCGGTCGGCGCCATGGAGGCGCCGTTTCGCGCCACGCTGATGGCGGTGCTGGGCCTGCCCGCGGACCGTGCCGCGCTGTGCGAGCAGCCCGCGGCCTGGGCCGGGCTGAAGGCCGAGATCGCGGCTGTGGTCGCGCGCAGGCCGCTCGCCGAATGGATGCAGCTGTTCGACGGCAAGGAGGCCTGTGTCACCGCGGTCGCGAGCCTCGACGAAGCGCAAGCCGACCCGGCGCTGGCGCAGCGCCGGGCCTTCGACCGCGAGGGCCCGCTGCCGCAGCCGGCGCCCGCGCCCCGCCTGTCGCGCACGCCTGCATCGAAGGGCGCGCCGGTCATGCAGGGCGAAGACGTCACGCGGCGCATCCTCGACGAACTCGGCTACGGGCCCGAGCAGATACGCGCGCTGCTCGACGCTCGGGCCGTCGCCTGA
- a CDS encoding DUF2889 domain-containing protein: MPLPQATDREPLHERSISYRGYLRADGRWDIDAWLRDVKAYDREVDGRLLSAGTPVHDMGLRVTLDDGLEIVAIEVAMDSAPFAECRRVQAKMQALVGARLGRGWRDAIQARIGGIEGCTHLRELLFGVATAAIQTIPPVLARRRAASGIEVPGDSRAPAHLNTCLGWDATGPAVLRYYPKHARTAGPGS, translated from the coding sequence ATGCCTCTCCCGCAGGCCACGGACCGGGAGCCTTTGCATGAACGCAGCATCAGCTACCGCGGCTACCTGCGCGCCGACGGCCGCTGGGATATCGATGCGTGGCTGCGCGACGTCAAGGCCTACGACCGCGAGGTAGACGGGCGGCTGTTGAGCGCCGGCACGCCGGTCCACGACATGGGCCTTCGCGTGACGCTCGACGACGGCCTCGAGATCGTGGCGATCGAAGTCGCGATGGACAGCGCGCCCTTCGCTGAATGCCGGCGCGTGCAGGCGAAGATGCAGGCGCTGGTCGGCGCCAGGCTGGGCCGCGGCTGGCGCGATGCCATCCAGGCACGCATCGGCGGCATCGAGGGCTGCACGCATCTGCGCGAGCTGCTGTTCGGCGTCGCCACCGCGGCGATCCAGACCATTCCGCCGGTGCTGGCGCGGCGGCGGGCAGCAAGCGGCATCGAAGTGCCGGGCGATTCGAGGGCGCCCGCGCACCTGAACACCTGCCTGGGCTGGGATGCCACCGGCCCGGCCGTGCTGCGCTACTACCCGAAGCACGCGCGTACCGCGGGCCCGGGTTCCTAG
- a CDS encoding AMP-binding protein — MTEIAPIFFNCESGSQSRSAFDRAVARIASGLQTLGLVEGDTVALLMRNDAPMAQAMAAADLAGIYAVPLNWHGKSEEIGYVLQDCGARVLIAHDDLLALVDADLLDKLQVIAVPTPKEIAVRHGVEPAAADALAAGHIGWQSWLDAQQDAARPTTKPRGVIMYTSGTTGKPKGVQREPYADLAAFRQNLGTLHHAFGTQPGMHAAILGPLYHGGPTAYWRACYAATAKEGMVVVRSKFDPIELLQLIQDYHISHLFMVPTMFIRLLKLPPEVRARYDVSSVRHIIHTAAPCPVAVKAAMCEWMGDVIYEFYGASETGPVTVATPQDARERPGTVGHPQSTVRMQILDADGLVLPAGEIGEICCRNDTYPDFTYRNRHADRAALDRHGLVATGDMGYLDEGGYLFVCDRVKDMVISGGVNIYPAEIEAALIDIAGIQDCAVFGIPHEEYGEALAAHVQLAPGAALTAEEISATLLARLTKFKVPSVIRFETQMPRQDNGKIYKRRLSEPYWAGHGRRI, encoded by the coding sequence ATGACAGAGATCGCCCCCATCTTCTTCAACTGCGAAAGCGGTTCTCAGAGCCGGTCCGCCTTCGACCGCGCGGTCGCGCGGATCGCTTCCGGCCTGCAGACGCTCGGACTCGTCGAAGGCGACACCGTGGCGCTGCTGATGCGCAACGACGCGCCGATGGCGCAGGCGATGGCCGCGGCCGACCTGGCGGGCATCTATGCCGTGCCGCTCAACTGGCATGGCAAGAGCGAGGAGATTGGCTACGTGCTGCAGGACTGCGGTGCGCGCGTGCTCATCGCGCACGACGACCTGCTGGCGCTGGTCGATGCGGACCTGCTCGACAAGCTCCAGGTCATCGCGGTGCCGACGCCGAAGGAGATCGCGGTGCGCCATGGCGTCGAGCCTGCCGCGGCGGATGCGCTCGCGGCCGGCCATATCGGTTGGCAGTCCTGGCTCGATGCGCAGCAGGATGCGGCCCGGCCGACCACCAAGCCGCGCGGCGTGATCATGTACACCTCGGGCACGACCGGAAAGCCCAAGGGCGTGCAGCGCGAGCCCTATGCCGACCTGGCGGCGTTCCGCCAGAACCTCGGCACGCTGCACCATGCCTTCGGCACGCAGCCCGGCATGCATGCCGCGATCCTCGGGCCGCTCTATCACGGCGGTCCCACGGCCTACTGGCGCGCCTGCTACGCGGCCACCGCGAAGGAAGGCATGGTGGTGGTGCGCTCGAAGTTCGATCCGATCGAGCTGCTGCAGCTGATCCAGGACTACCACATCTCGCACCTGTTCATGGTGCCCACCATGTTCATCCGGCTGCTGAAGCTGCCGCCCGAGGTCCGCGCGCGCTACGACGTCAGCAGCGTGCGGCACATCATCCATACGGCGGCGCCCTGTCCCGTGGCCGTGAAGGCCGCCATGTGCGAGTGGATGGGCGACGTGATCTACGAGTTCTACGGCGCGTCCGAAACCGGGCCGGTGACGGTGGCCACGCCGCAGGACGCCAGGGAGCGCCCCGGCACCGTGGGCCATCCGCAGTCGACGGTGCGCATGCAGATCCTCGATGCCGACGGCCTCGTGCTGCCCGCGGGCGAGATCGGCGAGATCTGCTGCCGCAACGACACCTACCCGGACTTCACCTACCGCAACCGCCACGCGGACCGCGCCGCGCTCGACCGGCACGGCCTGGTCGCGACCGGCGACATGGGCTACCTCGACGAGGGCGGCTACCTTTTCGTCTGCGATCGCGTGAAGGACATGGTGATCTCGGGCGGCGTCAACATCTATCCGGCCGAGATCGAGGCCGCGCTGATCGACATCGCCGGCATCCAGGACTGCGCCGTGTTCGGCATTCCGCACGAGGAGTACGGCGAGGCCCTGGCGGCGCATGTGCAGCTGGCGCCGGGCGCGGCGCTCACGGCCGAGGAGATCAGCGCCACGCTGCTGGCGCGGCTCACCAAGTTCAAGGTGCCGTCGGTGATTCGCTTCGAGACCCAGATGCCGCGGCAGGACAACGGAAAGATCTACAAGCGCCGCCTCTCCGAGCCCTACTGGGCAGGCCATGGCCGCCGCATCTGA
- a CDS encoding tripartite tricarboxylate transporter substrate binding protein, producing the protein MPSITTPTRRALLRAALLAPAVATLPSAFAAEPAGFPSKPIRVLVGFPPGGSTDAVFRVMARAAEGILGQPIVVDNRPGAGGTISILQTRNAPPDGYTLGLATMAVYRAPVTEDVGYDPIADLTYVVCLTHVPFAIVVRADSPFKTWADLVAFGRANPERMNYGVPAGLGNSGHLLMEEMTAQEKVKWNPIPYKGSADVSVALLAGDVQFVVDGSGGYGSLVDSGKARLLAVASDERSPKWTTVPTTRELGYRASIDSPWGLVGPKNMSPAVVRTLQEAFRRSLEAPDVKAAMLRYGQGPRFKDTAEFTRFAVKATVDERALLTKYGFAKR; encoded by the coding sequence ATGCCATCCATCACCACGCCGACGCGGCGCGCCCTGCTGCGGGCCGCGCTCCTGGCCCCGGCCGTTGCCACCCTGCCTTCGGCCTTCGCGGCCGAGCCCGCGGGCTTTCCGTCGAAACCGATCCGCGTGCTGGTCGGCTTTCCGCCCGGCGGCTCGACCGACGCGGTGTTTCGCGTCATGGCGCGCGCCGCCGAGGGCATCCTCGGCCAGCCCATCGTGGTGGACAACCGGCCCGGCGCCGGCGGCACCATCAGCATCCTGCAGACCAGGAACGCGCCGCCCGACGGCTACACGCTGGGGCTCGCGACCATGGCGGTGTACCGTGCGCCGGTGACGGAGGACGTGGGCTACGACCCCATCGCCGACCTGACCTACGTCGTGTGCCTGACCCATGTGCCGTTCGCGATCGTGGTGCGCGCCGATTCGCCGTTCAAGACCTGGGCCGACCTCGTCGCCTTCGGCAGGGCGAACCCGGAGCGCATGAACTACGGCGTGCCCGCGGGCCTCGGGAACAGCGGCCACCTGCTGATGGAGGAGATGACCGCGCAGGAGAAGGTGAAGTGGAATCCCATTCCCTACAAGGGCAGCGCCGACGTCTCGGTGGCGCTGCTGGCGGGCGACGTCCAGTTCGTGGTCGACGGCTCCGGCGGCTACGGTTCGCTGGTCGATTCGGGCAAGGCGCGGCTGCTGGCCGTGGCGAGCGACGAGCGTTCGCCGAAGTGGACGACGGTGCCGACCACGCGCGAGCTCGGCTACCGCGCGAGCATCGATTCGCCCTGGGGGCTGGTGGGTCCGAAGAACATGAGCCCGGCGGTGGTGCGCACGCTGCAGGAAGCCTTCCGGCGCAGCCTCGAGGCGCCCGACGTGAAGGCCGCGATGCTGCGCTACGGCCAGGGCCCGCGCTTCAAGGACACGGCCGAGTTCACGCGCTTCGCGGTGAAGGCCACGGTCGACGAGCGCGCCCTGCTCACCAAGTACGGGTTCGCCAAGCGATGA